One Tolypothrix bouteillei VB521301 DNA window includes the following coding sequences:
- a CDS encoding DICT sensory domain-containing protein, whose protein sequence is MNVSLPQDLSVYQLALSVEGPPQPLSLGLGTLLSMIRSQIDLLIEQQIAATLWVKLPPGKIWHSEIQRYYEQRTSNTISTAQSELIDRKDVTETSYIEDRLSTFSESSSSYIQVESLPNSKLRREYFVMVLSPNFCSLILAYRPLKRRKNKTQGKANSRKNLLLPAITSFDGKVIQQILNRLRSSLLDTSKSIDLTDLICPPISDPNLINQLLTKQIQYQDRMNRQITAKRLVKVKQQNRKLYETAQLKDEYLSHVCQELRTPITHMKTALSLLNSPNLKAPQRQRYLQMLNTQCDRQNALICGVLDLVQLERQLERLPLEPVRLAELIPGVVSTYQPIAKEKGIMLAYTVPTDIPPVWCVSGGLRQITINLLSNSIKFTANGGEVWVRARVHNEYVQLEFRDTGIGIAESEIPSIFERFYRVRSAGIDDSNGVGLGLTIVQLLLWRSGGSISVKSKLYEGSTFTVQFAIASENNQLITPIA, encoded by the coding sequence ATGAATGTTTCTTTACCTCAGGATCTGTCTGTATATCAGTTGGCTTTAAGTGTGGAAGGACCGCCCCAACCACTGTCTCTCGGTCTTGGGACTTTACTATCAATGATCAGGTCACAAATTGATTTGCTAATTGAACAGCAGATTGCAGCTACATTATGGGTAAAGCTACCACCAGGAAAAATTTGGCACTCAGAAATTCAACGTTATTATGAACAAAGAACATCTAATACCATATCTACCGCTCAAAGTGAACTGATAGATAGAAAAGACGTTACGGAGACAAGCTATATTGAGGATCGGCTCTCCACGTTTTCTGAATCCTCCTCTTCTTATATTCAAGTAGAAAGCTTACCAAATAGTAAGCTGCGGCGAGAATACTTTGTCATGGTGTTATCGCCCAATTTCTGTAGTTTAATTTTAGCTTATCGACCTTTAAAAAGACGGAAAAACAAGACACAAGGAAAGGCAAATAGCCGAAAAAATCTTCTCTTACCTGCCATAACTTCCTTTGATGGAAAAGTCATTCAACAAATATTAAATAGATTACGATCATCCCTATTAGATACCTCAAAATCAATAGATTTAACCGATCTGATTTGTCCACCAATTTCCGATCCAAATCTCATTAATCAACTTTTGACAAAACAGATCCAGTATCAAGATAGAATGAATCGTCAAATAACAGCAAAACGTCTGGTTAAAGTAAAACAACAGAATCGAAAACTTTATGAAACCGCGCAACTCAAAGATGAATACTTGAGCCATGTTTGTCAAGAGTTACGTACACCGATAACACATATGAAAACGGCGCTCTCGCTTTTAAATTCCCCCAATTTAAAAGCCCCCCAGCGACAGCGTTATTTACAGATGCTTAATACTCAATGCGATCGCCAAAATGCTTTAATATGTGGTGTATTAGACTTAGTACAGCTAGAACGCCAATTGGAGCGATTGCCACTAGAACCAGTACGTCTTGCAGAACTCATTCCAGGAGTTGTAAGTACTTATCAACCTATAGCTAAAGAAAAAGGTATTATGTTAGCTTACACCGTACCTACAGACATTCCACCTGTTTGGTGCGTTAGTGGTGGGTTAAGACAAATCACAATTAACTTACTTTCCAACAGTATTAAATTTACTGCCAACGGAGGAGAAGTTTGGGTAAGAGCACGAGTTCACAACGAGTACGTTCAATTAGAATTTCGCGATACGGGTATTGGTATTGCCGAAAGTGAAATTCCTAGCATTTTTGAACGCTTTTACCGAGTCCGCTCAGCCGGTATAGATGATTCTAATGGAGTTGGTTTAGGTTTAACAATTGTACAACTATTGCTATGGCGTAGTGGTGGTTCTATTTCTGTCAAAAGTAAACTGTATGAAGGTTCTACTTTTACAGTGCAGTTTGCTATTGCTTCTGAAAACAATCAGTTAATAACTCCCATTGCTTGA